The Fodinibius saliphilus genomic interval AGAACTTGAACACGGCTACCCAGCTCTTGACAGCTCAATTTTTAAGGCAATATGGCCAATTTTTATTAAGTTTCTAGCACCGCTCGCAATTTTATATAACCTATTAGAAGCAATAGGGCTTATATCGTACATAGAACAACTATTTTAGTGCTTGTTATCCTTCATGCGACGTGGTATTTTTGTGCCACTAAATTTGAAGAATGATAAAACAGATTTATGGCAAAAGTTTCGACCTCAAATTTCCGAACAGGAATGGTTATAAAAATCGATAATGAATTGTATTCCATTGTCGATTATCAACATGTAAAGCCGGGTAAGGGTGGCGCATTCCTTCGCACAAAGTTAAAAGGAGTCGTCAGCGACAAAAATATCGAAAAGAAGTTTCGATCCGGTGAAGATGTTGAAGAAGTACGAGTAGAACACCAACCCTACCAGTTTTTATACAGGGATGGAAATCTCTATTACTTTATGCATCAGGAAACTTATAGACAGATTCCTGTTGAAGAAGAAAATATCAACAAAGCAGAATTTATTGCAGAAGGACAAGTTTGCACCCTGGTGGTAGATGTAGATAATGAAAAGGTTCTCTACGCTCATCCTCCAGATCAATTAGTAGCAAAGGTAGCAGATACTCGTCCAGGTTTGAAAGGGGATACTGCTCAAGGTGGTAGTAAGCCGGCAACTCTGGAATCC includes:
- the efp gene encoding elongation factor P, producing the protein MAKVSTSNFRTGMVIKIDNELYSIVDYQHVKPGKGGAFLRTKLKGVVSDKNIEKKFRSGEDVEEVRVEHQPYQFLYRDGNLYYFMHQETYRQIPVEEENINKAEFIAEGQVCTLVVDVDNEKVLYAHPPDQLVAKVADTRPGLKGDTAQGGSKPATLESGATIQVPLFIDEGEEIKVDTRTSEYIERVT